DNA from Nitrospira sp.:
AGCTCGAACGAAGTAGCACTCAATCGGTAACGCTTATTTGGGGCCTGAGGTATGAGCACGACTTGTATTACCAAGATGAGCTCCAAGCCTTGGCGGAGCGTCACCCGCAGTTTTCCTTTGTGATCACCCTGTCTCGGCCTGGACCTACCTGGACCGGAGCTAAAGGGCGAGTGAACGGTCTCATCCGGGAATAGGTTACTTCGGTTCGCGATTTAGCTGTCTATCTGTGCGGCAACAATGACATGATCAAGGAGGTAACGGCAACCATCCAAGCCAAAGGACTCTGTCCCATCCATCGGGAGAAATATTATTAGCGTCGGAGCTTCAGGACCACTACCAGGTTCAGGAGAGAGGCTATCGACGCGGTGTCCGAAGTTCCGATCCACGCCTGGTGGTGTGCTGAAAGATGCATTTTGGGCACGTGTAATGGATGAACTGGTTGCCGCCCACTAGCCGCTTCCTCATGAGAACCTTGCACCAAGTGCAAAAACGGTCGGGCAACTCGGTCCGGGAAGCGTTGGGGACGGATGACATTTCCATATTGTTCCTGAGCTCCAGAACCTTGTCAACCGATTGAGAATAGCGTACCCCACCCCCTCAAAGCCAAAATATTCCTCACGGTTCTTATTCGCAGCAAAAGAATTTATGGTATAGTTCACGCATGAGAGTTCCTGTCAACACAACCATTTTACAGAAAGGGATCAACCCTCTATGAGTACCTCGGCCAGTTCCGAGTCCGCGATCTTACCATCCAACGCCCCTGCGGCTGCTCCTCATCCTGTCAAAGACATGGTGGGAAGCGGCAAGGCATGGGGGCTCTGCACCGCTGTTGATCTCCACGATTGCAATCCCGATCTTATACGTGATGCGAATCATATCAAGCGCTATGTGGTTGAGCTCTGTGAGCTCATCGGCATGAAGCGCTACGGTAAATGCCAAGTCGTCAATTTCGGCGAAGGCCGTGTCGCCGGTTACTCCATGGTGCAACTGATCTCAACCTCATTGATCAGCGGCCATTTTGCCAATGAAACCAATCACGCCTACCTCGACATTTTCAGCTGCAAGGGCTATGATCCCACCGTCGTTGAGTCGTTTTCAAAGGAGTTTTTCGGCGCTCGGCGTAGTGTTGCGACCGCCACACTCCGGTACTGAACTTTTGTCCATATCGACCTCGCTTCGGGGGCGTTAGGTGAGAATAGCGCCCCCGAATACCTTAATCATCCAATGTCATAGGTATCGTCAAGACATGAAAACCACGACTGTCAAAGAAGTGCTCGACTCACTTCCATCAAAACTTGATAAAGATGCAGCTGAGGATCTTGATGCCGTCTACCAGTTCGACCTTCGGGGGAATCAAGGCGGCCAGTACCATCTGCTGGTGCACAATGGGACCTGCGTCGTGAAGGATGGAACCCATACTGATCCACATGTGATCTTATCGATGACTGGAGAAGACTGCATCGGGGTCCTAAATGGACGACTGAGCGGGATGACCATGGCGATGTCGGGGCGTTTGCAAGTCACTGGGGATATCGGGCTGGCTATGCAACTGAAATCCTTGTTCCCAAACGCTGTTGAGGGTTAACGAGCACTACTCCCGAGCGAGGCCTCCACTGGCCTGAGCTTGCTGTTGATCTCGCATTTCCAAGTCAAGTCTTCTCGGGAACCGTTCTTCTAAAATCGCGTACGTCGTTGGAACGAGAAATAACGTGAGGAGTGTAGAGACGCTCAACCCTCCGACGACCGCCCGTGCCAGAGGCGCGTTGGTTTCTCCGCCTGTTCCAAGGCCGATCGCCATGGGAAGAAGGCCGAAGACCGTGGCCAGTGAGGTCATGAGAATCGGACGCAGTCTAGTCCGTGCGGCGGTCACGACTGCTCGGTGAAGCAATTCCCCTCTGCGCCGCAGCACGTTGGTGTAATCGACCAGCAGGACACCGTTTGAGACGACAATCCCAAACATCATGATGATGCCCATCATCGATGTGGTGGACAGCGTCGTATTCGTCAGGAACAGCATTAAGATGACACCCGGGAATCCCATCGGCACTGAAAACATGATGATGAAGGGGTCGATGAGCGACTTAAATTGTGCGGCCATGACCATGTAGACCAACAAGAGCGCCAAAATGATCGCAAACTGCAATCCTTGGAAGGTTTCGCGCTGCTGCTGAATTTGCCCAGCTAACTTGATGCTGAAGCCTGCCGGCAACTGGAGTGTAGCGAACGCCGACTCGAGATCTTCGGCAATCTCGCCAAGTGTCCGGGTAGTAGGATTAGCCGTGATGTGAACCACGCGCTGGAAATACTTTCGATCGACTTTCACGGGTCCTGCGTTCAACTTGAGCGAAGCCAGGTTCTTCAGCAACACAGGCTCGCCGGCTTTGGTGGTGAGGAGAATACTCTCTAAGTCCCTCAGATTCTTTCGATGCTCCTCAGCAAGCCAGGCGCTGATGAAGTATTCATTACCGCTTTGCGAATCCGTATAAATGATCGGGTCGGTTTGGCCGTTTCCGTTCAGAGAAAACAGGACAGCATTGGCCACGTCGGCTTCGCTGATGCCGAGCAGTGCCGCCTTCTCTCGATCGACTGTGACGTTGACCTCCGGATGGTTTTCTTCCCGACTCGGTTCAATATCCGCCAGGCCAGGAGTTTGCTCCATGATCTCCTTGACACGGGCAATGACGTCTCTCGCTTTTTGGAAGTCATAGCCATAGATTCCCACATCAACGGCCTTTTGAGAGCCGAAGCTCGTGACGCGTTTGACGAGACCGCCGGGATCGAAATACATCGAGACCCCGGGAAACAGTTTGACGATCTTAGGGCGCACATCGTTCATGATCTCGACTTGAGTTCTGTTCCGTTTGTCCGGCGAGGCCAAGTACACTTGAATCGAAGATGTATGGGGTCCTGTGTTGGGGTTGAAGAGCGACGAACGACCTTGCGACAGGATACCCGTACTCGAGACGATCGTCTCCAATTCGGTCGAGGGAATATTGGCTCGGAGCACCCGTTCGACTTCTGAAACCTGCTGTTCGGTCTTTTCGACCCGTTGGCCGACCGGCGCCCGGAGGACAATGCGAAACTGACTCTCATCGGAAACCGGCAAGAACTCCGTTCCGATCAGGGGAACCAAAGTGAGTGAGCCGATAAAGAGCAGCAGCACCAAGGCGATAAAGATCCGGTGATGTCCCAGGACCCACCGTAAAGAGCCTTCGTAACTTCCATCGAGAGATTCATACCGGTCGCAGCTCCACTCCATCAGTTTGGTAAGCCAGCTCGGCATTGACCGCCAGGCCTCGTGCTCAGGTTTGAGGAATTTGTAGCAGAGCGCCGGTGTGACTGTACGGGAGACTAAGAAAGAAGTGAAAAGTGCAATCGCGATCGTCACGGTCAACGGTATCAACAACAGACGCGCGATACCGACGACGAAGAACATCGGGAGGAAGACCACCACCGTCGTGACGGTCGACGCAAAGATCGGCATCGCTACTTCCCGGGCGGCCTCGAGGATACTATTCCACCGGCTGGAATTGGTATTAAGATGGCGCTGGATGTTCTCCAGTTCCACGATTGAGTCATCAACCAGTCGCCCAATCCCGAGTGCGAGCCCGCCAAGCGTGAAGACGTTAAGGGTTTGACCGGTAAAATAAAGAACGATAAACGTCACGAGCATGGAGAGCGGAATGGCCACGGAAATGATCACGGTACTCGTGAGGTTGCGCAAGAAGATCAGAATCACGGCTGCGGCCAATAGCGAGCCGTGGAGGGCCTGTTCCATCAGATTGTGGATGGATTGACGGATATAGAGAGACTGATCGAACGAAATGCCAAGTTTCACTCCTCCAGGGATGCCGAACATCTTGGGGAGGGCTGCGCGCAGGGCATCCACAACCTCAACCGTGTTGGCGATCGGCTGCTTGTTCACACGAAGAAACACGGATCTCGCACCATCGGCATGAACGATGTTTGTTTGGATATCGGATGAGTCTGTTACGGTCCCTATGTCGCGCACGCGAACCGGATTGCCCAGCTGATTCACCTTCACGATGACGTCCTGAATCGGATCCACCGCTCGAAACTGGTTGTTCGTAAATACATTGTAGTCAAGGTTGCCGGCTCTGATATTGCCGGAAGGCAGAATCAAATTGGAGGCTTTGACGGATTTCACGACGTCGAGAATGGAGAGCCCACGGGCACTGAGGAGCGCAGGATCTAGGTTGATATTGATTTGGCGGATCTTGCCTCCCTCGACGGTTGCTGCGGCAACATTGGCGATCTGCTCAATCTGTGGGGCGATCGTGTTGTAGGCGAGATCATAAAGCGCCCGCTCGTCCAGCCCATCGCTGGATACCGAAACGATCGAAACGGGTATGTTGGAGACGTCGAACTTGACGATAAAGGGCTGCAGAATGCCCGGTGGGAGGCTATTCAAAATCTGGGTGATGCGCTGCATCACCTCCATCTGGCCGACATTAATGTCGGCCCCCCAGTTGAACCAGATTTGCACGGCTCCGAGACCCTGTTTACTGAACGATTCGACATGTTTGACATTGGAAGCGGAACTGACGGCTTTTTCAATCGGGTAGACGACGCTCTGCTCGATGTCGAGAGGAGATGCTCCTTTGTAAATAACACCAACGAAGGCGACCGGAACCTGGATTTTCGGAAAGAGATCAACCGGCAACCGCTGCAGAGATGTCAGCCCCAATACCACCATCGCGAGTGAGAGCATCAGAATGCCGATGCGATTGCGCAAGGCGAGTAAGGTCAGCCACATAACGATAGTGGTGAGTAGTGAGTGCTGGGTACTGAGTAGAAAAACAGTCTATAATTGCTGGCACCAATCATGTTACGTCTTATCCATGGTTTGACTCAGGACTCAGTTCTCAGCGCTCATGACTTCGTAGGCGGTTGGGTTTGTACGGGCGTCCCATCGTGCACCAAATCTTTTCCCGAGACGACGACCTGTTCATCCCCGCTTAAGCCCTTGAGAATTTCGACCCGATTGTTGTTATGGGCACCGAGCTCAACACTCACCCGCTGGGCTTTCCCCTCTCGGACGACATAGACATATTGCGTATCTTCTAGTCGACTGACGGCATCAATGGGAATCTGTAACGCTTGGTGATGGGTTGCCACCATGACCTCGACTCGGGCAAACATTCCGCCTTTTAATCGGCGGTCTCTATTAGGTAAGTCGATTTCCACTGTCATAGTACGTGTCGAGCGATTCAAGGCCTGGACGATACGCGTAACGGTTCCTTCGAACACCTGGTCCGGATACGCTTCGGCACGGAGCTCAGCCTTTTGGCCAATCTTCACTAGTGGAATGTCGCGCTCGACGACTTCGATCAGCACACGGACCGTATTGATGTCGTGCAGGCTCATGATGCCTCGCGACATTGTCGAGGTGCTTGCAGTTGCACTGGTTACGTAAGCCCCGGTGTCTAAATTTCGTTCTGCGATATAGCCGGGAAACGGGGCTCGGATGTAAGAGTAGGCTAAGCTAGTCTCCGCCTGGGCCAGGGCCACCTCCATTTGGTTGAGCTGTGCTTGTAGGGCTTCGTGTGCTGCTCTGGCAGCGTCCAAGTTAACCTGCGCATCATCCAGATCTTGCTGTGAGACAAATTGGTCTTTGATGAGGATCTGCATGCGATCGAACGTAAGCTTGGCATTGCGAACCACCGCATCCTGTTGTGAGACCTTCGCCTTGGCGGATGAAAGGTTGGCTTTTGCTTGATTGACGGCATGTTGATAATCGGTATGATCGATTTCAAGGAGTAACTGGTTCGTTCTAACAAAATCACCTTTATCGACATGCAGTTTCGCGATGTATCCGTCGACCCGTGAGAATATATTCACGACTTGATTGGGTGATATGTCCGCTGTGTAGGCTAGACGAATATCGAGATCCTGTCGTAGCGGGGACACAACGCCTACCGTAATGAGCCGTGCCTTCTTCGTATCGGCCTTGGCACCCGTGCTCAGGCGAAAGACGACAAGAAGGGTGATGACAAAAAAGATGCCGATTCCAAGGGCTAGAAATGGATGTCGGACGAGTCGACTCATGGTGGTGCCGCTCAGCTACGAGTCCGGTGACTACCGGACAAGCCCGCCGAGAAAAAGAGAAACATATTCGACCACCGATGCTTCATGGGATAGGTGCATGGGTAACCCGAAGATATCGTGCAGTAGCCGGTGGTGGAGGATGACACCGAAGAAGGCTTTGGCGGCAAGCACTGGATCGACCGGACGGAAAGCGCCATCCTCGATGCGTCGTCGAATGTAGCCGGCGAGCAGATCGTGAAAGACTCGATATTGCTGCTGAAAGAACATGTTGGACAGCTCATGTCCTTCCAAGGCACTGAAAAGGAGTAGGCGAAGCAACGTCGGATCTACGCTCTTGCTGATTCGATAGCTGGCAAGCAACGTGAAGAGCCGTTCATCATCTCGCTTCTTGGTTGCTTCTTCAACGGCTTCTCGCAACCCAGAGTATTGAGCCTTTTCTGCAAGAATTGCTGTGTACAGTGCATGCTTGGTCGGAAAGTGTTTGAAGAGCAGTGCTTCACTGACACCGGCAGCCTTGGCGATTTGTTTAGTAGTCGTTCCCGTAAAACCGTTGGCCGCAAACAACGATGTCGCAGCGCTGATCAGGCTGGCTTGTCGCCCATGACCTGAGGTTCGTGACGATTGATGCCGATGACGAGGAGATGTCCTTGCTTTATTCATGGTGAGTAAGTATTCACTCACCAATGAATTAGCATAATGCTTGTATGGGAGACAAGTTGGAATCGCTCATAAAGTCGAACGCTTGAGAGTATAGCGACGCTAGAAGTAGGTGGGGCCTTCTGAAGTTTGTGGTGTCTAGGGCGACATGGCTCTCAACAACTACTATTTGGCATTCCCAACCAGGCGGCAATTGTCGGGTCATCGAACCAACTAGGCTTGACCAACCGAATGAGCGCGGAGAAACGACAGCATCCGATCGGCATCATGGAGGCTCACTTCCTTCACTTCCACACCAAACAGAGATCCCGCCGTCCAGGCGACCGTCGCTTCCGAAACAAACAGGGGTTCCTCCTCGTCCAGGACATATAAAAACAAGGTCAACTCCATACCAATTTTGACGGGACAATTTCCACGAATGCCCAACCCACCTTCGGATAGGTCAACAGCACTACCGTCTCCAATGAGAACATCGTCCCCATTAAGGCCTGAGTACATAAGGCCAAAAGAGACACAGCTCCTTCTCATTCTGCGGCGCTCAATCGAATGAGATGAGCAAGGCGTTTCTGATCGTCTTAAGTGCTTCATCTGCCCCATCGCTACACCTCCTGGCTGTATGCCTGTTTCGAATTGTCGGATCCCCACCAGTTCCTATGATTCTTGCCTCCCGCATTGCCAGTCTGCAAAATCATTTCCTTTATTTGGAGATCTCTTATGGATGAAGGCTAGCGCTCAGAGTCACTCTTGGCTTCCCACTAGATGAGGGGTAGCGCCAAAACCAAAAGTGGGGTGAATATAATTGACAATAAATCCATGTGTTATGTAACCGCTTAAAGGGAGGCCTCGTTCAGGACGCAGTATGAGAGACCTTAGAAGATGACGAGCGTTCTCAGCGAGCACATGAAAAGGATCGTGACTATTACGGAGGGAGCAGAGACCCGTCTACATGAGGCGAAATCGAGTTCGCTGATTGCTCACGGTGTGGTGGGAGATGCTTTTCCAAATGAACGATTGCAGCCGCTTCCGATGGTCTCGGTTCAGATCCATGAATCGGACGGAAAACTGACAACCTGACACCCACACCACATGCGCCGATTTCAATAAAAGCTGGGGTAATCCATCGGGGAGCGCCATGGTAAGGGTCAATAATGTTCCACGCGTTACCGGACGGTCGCTGATGACGTGGCAACCAGAAACGGAGATGTTTTTTGTGAGTCCTTCGCCTTGATGAGGCTGTGTCGGAACTTCACCGACATAACGTACTCGACACGTGACGGCTACACGTTCGGCATAACGGTTATCTAAAGGCACGTAAGATTTTCGGCCACTCATCGTCGGTGTCACCATCATAGCTTTGTTGGGAATATTGTCCTAATCAATTCAGCAATGGAGCCTGCGGATCAGAAGCGAGGTGGCACGCCACCTTTAAGGAATATTTCTGGTGGCAAGAGAGACCACCTCCTGTCCGATGACGAGAATTACTGGCGAATCTTTGCCCAGGCTTTTTGGTACTCTTCGAAGGAATCGACTTCCATCCATCCCTTAAAAATCGGTACGGCTTGGATGCGATAGTCCTGGTCAATCAGTTCTTGCAGCATATCGGTGAAAGATGCCTTGGCAAGGTTTGCTGACTCGTGGAACGGGGATGATTGATGCTGCTTCTGGGCCCTGTGGTAGCACTCGCGAAGGGCTTGAGTGCCCTTCTCTGAGAACATGGCCATGCCGATAAATTCACCATGCGCCAGTTCGCGTGGAAGCTGCTGGCCAATCTTAACTACCTGGTGTTCACCTTCCGGCATCACAAATCTGGATAAATAGCTTTTGCCGGGTGGGGCGGCCAGTGAGACAAGATCCGGGTTAAGATGGGTCGGCTGAGCATTGCGCTGTTCCTGATCAAACCAGGCCAGGTCGACCACCAAAGCAATGTCGGCGGGACTCTTGAGCAACTTTTCAAGGATCGCGGTATCAAAGATGATATCGCCGTACAGGACAATGGTTCGCCCTCTTAACTCATTTTCAGCACAGAAAAGCGAAGCTAGCTCACCGGTTTCCTCATAACGATCATTGTCGTAGTAGCGAATATTGGGTAGCGAGATCGCTTCTTTCTTATACCCGCGAACTAAAGCGATTTCTTTGATGTCGCATTCGTTGAGTGCGTTGATCTGACGATCGAGGATCGTTTTCCCTTTAATGTCAAGCAGACACTTTGGCTTGTCCTCGATCAACGGCAGGAGCTGTTTTTCGAACCCAGCGGCGGCGATAATCGCGGTGATTCGTTCGCTCCCCACCGGCAGGAACTGTTTCTCGTCTTGCTCCATTTGTGGGACACCGACAATGTCGTACACTTCAGGTAGCGTGACGATTCGGTCGTTCGCCGCTCCGGGGCGCGTGTCCTTCTTAATGAGATCCAGCGTGTCTGTGATCGCACGAATGGCCGCCCGGACTGGTTGGTTGGCATAAATGATGATCTTTGCTCCGGCTTCCTCCATTTGGGCCGCGGTGGTCTGGTCAAAAATCGTCGGGACCACGACCAGCGGGGCGCGCCCGGACCACAATTTGTATACAGCCTTCAGTTCGTCGAACTTTTTCGATTTCGAATGGATAAGGACTGCGTCGGCACCTGCGTCTGCATAAGCCTCAGCCCGTTTCAGTGCTTCTTCCTGTCCCCACCCAGCGATGAGGGCCTCGGTTCTGGCAATGATCATGAACTCCGGGAAAAGCTGAGCGGCTTTCGCCGCTCGAATCTTGCCGCAGTGCTCTTCGATAGGGATCAATTCACGTCGAACCCCCGCGTAGAAACTACAGCGTTTGGGGTAGACGTTGTCTTCAATACAAATAGCAGCCACACCGGCCCGCTCACGGTCGGTGACGGTCCTCATGACATTCAGGGCGTTCCCATACCCGGTGTCGCAATCAGCGATCACAGGGATATTCACGGCCTCAACGATATTCCGTTCGACATCGAGCTGCTCGCTGGAGGTGATAAAACTGGCGTCGGGGATGCACTTTAGAGAGGCCGAAATGGCGAACCCACTTGCCCAAACACCGTCGAAACCGGCACGTTCGATGAGACGGGCGCTGAGTGCATCGTGGGCCCCGACTATCTTCAGGGCACCCGGCCTGCTCAAGGCAGCCCGAAGTCTTGCGGCGTTGGTCATATGGGCCACATGATGCGAAAGCGTACGGTGCTTGTCAATGGAAACTTTTGTCCGGCCTGGTTATGGCGGGGTCGAAAGGCTGTAGGCGAGGTCTCGTCAGCGAGCTTCTCCGGCAGCAGCTGACTTTCGCAAAATACGATGCGCGATCGACCTCATTTTCAAATCGTCATGTCACTTCCGTAAAGAAAACTATGCCAAACATAAACCTTGATCGTCTTTCAGGGAATGTCTTCGAATCCGTTCCGATCGTTTACGATGGAAACGCTCAATGTGGACGGTCATGAGTCGCATAGGCAAAGCATGACGATCGTCGATCGTGTGACTTGCTCAGATTGAGGCCTTCATCGAACTACTGCGCAAAATCGGTGATGTAATCGTTGAACCGTGGTGCGAGCGAGCGACTATCGATAAAAATGTAGCCACGTTCTGTACCGGCTTGATATGTCAGATTGATTTCGGTGTCGCTCCCGCGCCAGTTGTATTGTTGAGTAAGGCCCCGCGCCATTTGCCCTGGAATGCGCTCCAGCCGACCGAAGCGGTTTTCCAAGAAGCTCAGTACCTGCCGATGAACCTGGTCCCCTTGATAGCGAATGATGACTCGCGCGAATTGATCGTCCACCGAAAGATAGAGGATCCTGGTCATCTCGGTTCCCGCGAATGACAATGGCTCTGTTCTGTAGAGATATTCCATGATATGCGGATCTGCCTGGATCGGTTCCAGGTCCTGGCGAGAAGATAATGAGGTGCCCCAAGGAATGTCGTGGAATCCCTTCGGGTCATCTGTCATGGGAACGGCCCATACTGAGCCAGCACCGATCACGATCGTAACGATCAGGACCAACGGCCAAGTAAGCGATGCTGGTCGGATAGGGTCCTTCATCTCTGGAAGCGGATCAGACAACAACCGCATTGGCACCAACGCTAACATGCAAGAGAATTCAACTCAACCGAGGATCGTTCTTGAGAACTTCGTGGGGCGCATCTTATAATGCGCCGGTTTCCGCGAGACGGTATCAGTACTACTCCAGGTAGAAACTTCCAATGATTGAAAGCGACGTGTTCGTACAAGCCCTG
Protein-coding regions in this window:
- a CDS encoding PilZ domain-containing protein, whose translation is MGQMKHLRRSETPCSSHSIERRRMRRSCVSFGLMYSGLNGDDVLIGDGSAVDLSEGGLGIRGNCPVKIGMELTLFLYVLDEEEPLFVSEATVAWTAGSLFGVEVKEVSLHDADRMLSFLRAHSVGQA
- a CDS encoding efflux RND transporter permease subunit, encoding MWLTLLALRNRIGILMLSLAMVVLGLTSLQRLPVDLFPKIQVPVAFVGVIYKGASPLDIEQSVVYPIEKAVSSASNVKHVESFSKQGLGAVQIWFNWGADINVGQMEVMQRITQILNSLPPGILQPFIVKFDVSNIPVSIVSVSSDGLDERALYDLAYNTIAPQIEQIANVAAATVEGGKIRQININLDPALLSARGLSILDVVKSVKASNLILPSGNIRAGNLDYNVFTNNQFRAVDPIQDVIVKVNQLGNPVRVRDIGTVTDSSDIQTNIVHADGARSVFLRVNKQPIANTVEVVDALRAALPKMFGIPGGVKLGISFDQSLYIRQSIHNLMEQALHGSLLAAAVILIFLRNLTSTVIISVAIPLSMLVTFIVLYFTGQTLNVFTLGGLALGIGRLVDDSIVELENIQRHLNTNSSRWNSILEAAREVAMPIFASTVTTVVVFLPMFFVVGIARLLLIPLTVTIAIALFTSFLVSRTVTPALCYKFLKPEHEAWRSMPSWLTKLMEWSCDRYESLDGSYEGSLRWVLGHHRIFIALVLLLFIGSLTLVPLIGTEFLPVSDESQFRIVLRAPVGQRVEKTEQQVSEVERVLRANIPSTELETIVSSTGILSQGRSSLFNPNTGPHTSSIQVYLASPDKRNRTQVEIMNDVRPKIVKLFPGVSMYFDPGGLVKRVTSFGSQKAVDVGIYGYDFQKARDVIARVKEIMEQTPGLADIEPSREENHPEVNVTVDREKAALLGISEADVANAVLFSLNGNGQTDPIIYTDSQSGNEYFISAWLAEEHRKNLRDLESILLTTKAGEPVLLKNLASLKLNAGPVKVDRKYFQRVVHITANPTTRTLGEIAEDLESAFATLQLPAGFSIKLAGQIQQQRETFQGLQFAIILALLLVYMVMAAQFKSLIDPFIIMFSVPMGFPGVILMLFLTNTTLSTTSMMGIIMMFGIVVSNGVLLVDYTNVLRRRGELLHRAVVTAARTRLRPILMTSLATVFGLLPMAIGLGTGGETNAPLARAVVGGLSVSTLLTLFLVPTTYAILEERFPRRLDLEMRDQQQAQASGGLARE
- a CDS encoding isocitrate lyase/phosphoenolpyruvate mutase family protein yields the protein MTNAARLRAALSRPGALKIVGAHDALSARLIERAGFDGVWASGFAISASLKCIPDASFITSSEQLDVERNIVEAVNIPVIADCDTGYGNALNVMRTVTDRERAGVAAICIEDNVYPKRCSFYAGVRRELIPIEEHCGKIRAAKAAQLFPEFMIIARTEALIAGWGQEEALKRAEAYADAGADAVLIHSKSKKFDELKAVYKLWSGRAPLVVVPTIFDQTTAAQMEEAGAKIIIYANQPVRAAIRAITDTLDLIKKDTRPGAANDRIVTLPEVYDIVGVPQMEQDEKQFLPVGSERITAIIAAAGFEKQLLPLIEDKPKCLLDIKGKTILDRQINALNECDIKEIALVRGYKKEAISLPNIRYYDNDRYEETGELASLFCAENELRGRTIVLYGDIIFDTAILEKLLKSPADIALVVDLAWFDQEQRNAQPTHLNPDLVSLAAPPGKSYLSRFVMPEGEHQVVKIGQQLPRELAHGEFIGMAMFSEKGTQALRECYHRAQKQHQSSPFHESANLAKASFTDMLQELIDQDYRIQAVPIFKGWMEVDSFEEYQKAWAKIRQ
- a CDS encoding efflux RND transporter periplasmic adaptor subunit; its protein translation is MSRLVRHPFLALGIGIFFVITLLVVFRLSTGAKADTKKARLITVGVVSPLRQDLDIRLAYTADISPNQVVNIFSRVDGYIAKLHVDKGDFVRTNQLLLEIDHTDYQHAVNQAKANLSSAKAKVSQQDAVVRNAKLTFDRMQILIKDQFVSQQDLDDAQVNLDAARAAHEALQAQLNQMEVALAQAETSLAYSYIRAPFPGYIAERNLDTGAYVTSATASTSTMSRGIMSLHDINTVRVLIEVVERDIPLVKIGQKAELRAEAYPDQVFEGTVTRIVQALNRSTRTMTVEIDLPNRDRRLKGGMFARVEVMVATHHQALQIPIDAVSRLEDTQYVYVVREGKAQRVSVELGAHNNNRVEILKGLSGDEQVVVSGKDLVHDGTPVQTQPPTKS
- a CDS encoding PilZ domain-containing protein translates to MSGRKSYVPLDNRYAERVAVTCRVRYVGEVPTQPHQGEGLTKNISVSGCHVISDRPVTRGTLLTLTMALPDGLPQLLLKSAHVVWVSGCQFSVRFMDLNRDHRKRLQSFIWKSISHHTVSNQRTRFRLM
- a CDS encoding S-adenosylmethionine decarboxylase, whose protein sequence is MSTSASSESAILPSNAPAAAPHPVKDMVGSGKAWGLCTAVDLHDCNPDLIRDANHIKRYVVELCELIGMKRYGKCQVVNFGEGRVAGYSMVQLISTSLISGHFANETNHAYLDIFSCKGYDPTVVESFSKEFFGARRSVATATLRY
- a CDS encoding TetR/AcrR family transcriptional regulator translates to MNKARTSPRHRHQSSRTSGHGRQASLISAATSLFAANGFTGTTTKQIAKAAGVSEALLFKHFPTKHALYTAILAEKAQYSGLREAVEEATKKRDDERLFTLLASYRISKSVDPTLLRLLLFSALEGHELSNMFFQQQYRVFHDLLAGYIRRRIEDGAFRPVDPVLAAKAFFGVILHHRLLHDIFGLPMHLSHEASVVEYVSLFLGGLVR
- a CDS encoding SCP2 sterol-binding domain-containing protein; this encodes MKTTTVKEVLDSLPSKLDKDAAEDLDAVYQFDLRGNQGGQYHLLVHNGTCVVKDGTHTDPHVILSMTGEDCIGVLNGRLSGMTMAMSGRLQVTGDIGLAMQLKSLFPNAVEG